The Macaca fascicularis isolate 582-1 chromosome 1, T2T-MFA8v1.1 genome includes a window with the following:
- the LOC141409371 gene encoding transmembrane epididymal protein 1-like: MGGFEGHLYPGLSFFFYGLYHAQLVSRALICNAPVQYPPRHPWSKGRWARLWQIYYIGLLKILSACILVAQELHSIPRQFVLISKMYHQRNFMFRKQWQHLTLYMTFLLSGCVDMVSQNLLPKRCAALEQGAQALGMFIFLPLMVSHLQDTEGVELQSHVLLTQAMFLLTLVVTAELWAPNMLLLWIMKAFLYMITGSWLMHIGFMLFKPISGYQWMDDDRNDIMFVTTFFCWHVIFSAILMIWIYGFSFWWYCHIFVKA, encoded by the coding sequence ATGGGAGGCTTTGAGGGTCATCTGTACCCAGGGCTGTCTTTCTTCTTCTATGGACTTTATCATGCACAACTTGTCTCCAGAGCCTTGATATGCAATGCCCCTGTCCAGTATCCACCACGCCATCCCTGGAGCAAAGGAAGATGGGCAAGGCTATGGCAAATATACTACATTGGGTTGCTGAAGATACTGAGTGCCTGCATTTTAGTAGCACAAGAATTGCACAGCATTCCTAGACAGTTTGTACTTATCAGCAAGATGTATCATCAGAGGAACTTTATGTTCCGCAAACAGTGGCAGCATCTCACTCTCTATATGACTTTCTTGCTGAGTGGGTGTGTAGACATGGTGAGCCAGAACCTGCTGCCTAAGAGATGTGCTGCTCTGGAGCAAGGTGCCCAAGCTCTGGGCATGTTCATATTTCTGCCCCTGATGGTGTCTCACCTGCAGGACACAGAAGGAGTGGAGCTTCAGTCTCACGTGCTGCTCACCCAGGCCATGTTCCTGCTGACTCTGGTGGTGACCGCAGAGCTGTGGGCTCCCAACATGCTGCTGCTCTGGATCATGAAGGCCTTTTTGTATATGATCACAGGCTCTTGGCTGATGCACATAGGCTTTATGCTGTTCAAACCAATCTCTGGCTatcaatggatggatgatgaCAGAAATGACATTATGTTTGTCACCACCTTCTTCTGCTGGCATGTGATCTTCAGTGCCATTTTGATGATCTGGATCTATGGCTTCTCCTTTTGGTGGTATTGCCACATTTTTGTTAAGGCCTGA